The proteins below come from a single Streptomyces tubercidicus genomic window:
- a CDS encoding AAA family ATPase: MRLHRLSLTAFGPFGTTQTIDFDRLTRDGLFLLHGPTGAGKTSVLDAVCFALYGSVPGARQSGQALRSDLADPLTLTEVVLELTVGERRLEITRLPEQPRPKKRGSGTTKEKAQSRLREFVPAGSGAGAGTGGSADGDGPEGGAGAEGSGRWKALSRSHQEIGEEIGQLLGMSKEQFCQVVLLPQGDFARFLRADAEARARLLGRLFDTRRFAALEEQLNARRKAAADTVTAGDERLLALAHRMAQAAGESADLADPSVPAPDRAGAAPQGAPARGRTAAGGRGRATATATARATQRATVPGQAGAVEPGAVQHGAPAVSARTGAAEDPVAPGPGEPGFAEAVLVRAAVARVSARERLAVADSALHAAEAAEQAAAGRWEVARERDRLQQRYADARRRADRLDAHAEERERTRERLERARAAAEVAPALALRDAAWQELDAAQRAERQRRSPLPPDLVDAESDQLAALERELREDLGSLGAARRAERRAADIGRERAALDHEARADEQTLLDAAEWLAAWDDAQRAHQQRIDAAQEAAGRAEQLGACIEPAAERWEAARHRDRLSGEVRAAEAELLAARERSAAAHEHWLDLKDRRLRGIAAELADGLRGGEPCAVCGATEHPDPARAGAGHVDRAAEEAALAAYQKAEEARGQTEARCHSAKEALAAAAATAGDAPAGELAAQVEELRAEYAGAHERGADLPAAREALGRAEREYERRRAEQQQAERRAAARSSHREALDRERAALEEELTRARGDSPSVADRAARLERQVALLAAAAEASRTATSCAQRLKEADAGLSDAAYRAGFDTPQAAAEALLRDDAWRALQRRLDEWQAESAAVEAELADPDTAAAAALAPADPAAAQSAHQAAAARLRTASATHAAARERCAELDGLSARAGADARTLAPLRAAHDRIARLAALASGTSTENERRMRLESYVLAARLEQVAAAASARLHRMSAGRYTLVHSDERAGGARRSGLGLHVIDAWTGHERDTSSLSGGETFFASLALALGLADVVTDEAGGTRLDTLFIDEGFGSLDEQTLDEVLDVLDSLRERDRSVGIVSHVADLKARIPAQLEVVKDRSGSTVRHKPAAPPAPR; encoded by the coding sequence TTGAGGCTGCACCGGCTCTCGCTCACCGCCTTCGGACCGTTCGGCACCACCCAGACCATCGACTTCGACCGGCTGACCCGCGACGGGCTCTTTCTGCTGCACGGCCCGACGGGCGCGGGCAAGACCTCCGTCCTGGACGCGGTGTGCTTTGCGCTGTACGGGTCGGTCCCCGGGGCGCGGCAGAGCGGGCAGGCGCTGCGCAGCGATCTGGCCGACCCGCTCACCCTCACCGAGGTCGTTCTGGAACTGACCGTGGGCGAACGGCGGTTGGAGATCACCCGGCTGCCCGAGCAGCCGCGGCCCAAGAAGCGGGGCAGCGGCACGACGAAGGAGAAGGCGCAGAGCAGGCTGCGAGAGTTCGTGCCGGCTGGGAGCGGGGCCGGGGCCGGGACCGGGGGATCGGCGGATGGTGACGGGCCGGAGGGCGGCGCCGGTGCGGAGGGCAGTGGGCGCTGGAAGGCGCTGAGTCGCTCGCATCAGGAGATCGGTGAGGAGATCGGGCAGCTGCTCGGGATGAGCAAGGAGCAGTTCTGCCAGGTCGTGCTGCTGCCGCAGGGGGATTTCGCCCGTTTTCTGCGGGCCGATGCCGAGGCGCGTGCCCGGCTGCTGGGGCGGCTCTTCGACACCCGGCGGTTCGCCGCGCTCGAAGAGCAGTTGAACGCACGCCGCAAGGCTGCCGCGGACACCGTCACGGCGGGCGACGAGCGGCTGCTGGCGCTGGCGCACCGGATGGCGCAGGCGGCCGGGGAGAGCGCCGACCTCGCCGATCCCTCGGTCCCGGCGCCGGACCGGGCCGGGGCGGCGCCGCAGGGCGCACCGGCGCGCGGACGCACCGCGGCCGGCGGGCGCGGACGGGCCACGGCGACTGCCACGGCGAGGGCCACGCAGCGGGCGACCGTGCCGGGGCAGGCCGGGGCCGTGGAGCCCGGGGCCGTGCAGCACGGTGCACCGGCCGTATCGGCCCGTACCGGTGCTGCGGAGGACCCGGTCGCACCGGGCCCGGGCGAGCCGGGATTCGCGGAGGCGGTGCTGGTCAGGGCGGCGGTCGCCCGGGTGAGCGCACGGGAGCGGCTGGCGGTCGCCGACTCCGCGCTGCACGCCGCCGAGGCCGCCGAGCAGGCGGCGGCCGGGCGGTGGGAAGTGGCCCGGGAGCGCGACCGGCTCCAGCAGCGGTACGCGGACGCCCGGCGGCGGGCCGACCGGCTCGATGCCCACGCGGAGGAGCGTGAGCGTACCCGCGAGAGGCTGGAGCGGGCCCGTGCGGCCGCCGAGGTCGCGCCCGCGCTCGCGTTGCGCGACGCCGCCTGGCAGGAGCTGGACGCAGCGCAGCGCGCCGAGCGGCAGCGCAGAAGCCCGCTGCCGCCGGACCTCGTCGACGCGGAGAGTGATCAACTCGCCGCGCTGGAACGGGAGTTGCGGGAAGATCTGGGATCGCTCGGCGCCGCCCGGCGGGCCGAGCGGCGAGCCGCCGACATCGGCCGGGAGCGGGCCGCGCTCGACCACGAGGCGCGCGCCGACGAGCAGACCCTGCTGGACGCCGCCGAGTGGCTCGCCGCATGGGACGACGCCCAGCGCGCCCACCAGCAGCGCATCGACGCCGCGCAGGAGGCCGCCGGCCGGGCCGAACAGCTCGGCGCCTGTATCGAACCGGCTGCCGAGCGCTGGGAAGCGGCCCGTCACCGCGACCGGCTCAGCGGCGAGGTGCGGGCGGCGGAAGCGGAGTTGCTCGCCGCCAGGGAGCGGTCCGCGGCGGCCCACGAGCACTGGCTCGACCTCAAGGACCGGCGACTGCGCGGGATCGCCGCGGAACTCGCGGACGGACTCCGGGGCGGCGAGCCCTGCGCTGTGTGCGGCGCGACCGAGCACCCCGATCCGGCGCGGGCCGGTGCGGGCCATGTCGACCGGGCGGCCGAGGAGGCCGCGCTGGCGGCGTACCAAAAGGCCGAGGAGGCCCGTGGGCAGACGGAGGCCCGCTGTCACTCGGCCAAGGAGGCGCTGGCCGCCGCGGCCGCCACGGCGGGGGACGCCCCGGCCGGTGAACTCGCCGCACAGGTGGAGGAGTTGCGTGCCGAGTACGCCGGCGCCCATGAACGGGGTGCCGACCTCCCTGCCGCCCGTGAGGCGCTCGGACGCGCCGAGCGGGAATACGAGCGGCGGCGCGCCGAACAGCAGCAGGCCGAGCGCCGGGCCGCTGCCCGTAGTTCCCACCGGGAAGCGCTGGACCGCGAACGGGCGGCCCTGGAAGAGGAGCTGACCCGGGCGCGCGGCGACTCCCCGAGCGTCGCCGACCGCGCCGCCCGGCTGGAGCGGCAGGTGGCGCTGCTCGCCGCCGCGGCGGAGGCGTCCCGTACGGCCACGTCCTGTGCCCAGCGGCTCAAGGAGGCCGACGCCGGGTTGTCCGACGCCGCCTACCGCGCCGGATTCGACACCCCGCAGGCCGCCGCGGAGGCGCTGCTGCGGGACGACGCATGGCGCGCACTACAGCGACGGCTCGATGAGTGGCAGGCCGAATCCGCCGCCGTGGAAGCCGAGTTGGCTGATCCGGACACCGCGGCCGCGGCGGCGCTGGCACCCGCCGACCCAGCCGCCGCACAGTCCGCGCACCAGGCCGCGGCAGCACGGCTGCGCACCGCCTCGGCCACGCATGCCGCGGCCCGCGAACGCTGCGCCGAGCTCGACGGGCTCTCCGCCCGCGCCGGGGCCGACGCCCGCACGCTGGCACCGCTGCGCGCCGCCCACGACCGCATCGCCCGCCTCGCCGCCCTCGCCTCCGGTACGTCCACCGAGAACGAGCGGCGGATGCGCCTGGAGTCGTATGTGCTCGCCGCCCGGCTCGAACAGGTCGCGGCCGCCGCCAGTGCCCGGCTGCACCGGATGTCGGCCGGCCGCTACACCCTCGTCCACTCCGATGAACGTGCGGGCGGCGCCCGGCGTTCCGGCCTCGGGCTGCATGTCATCGACGCCTGGACCGGTCATGAGCGGGACACCTCCAGCCTCTCCGGCGGCGAGACCTTCTTCGCCTCGCTCGCGCTGGCGCTCGGCCTCGCCGACGTCGTCACCGACGAAGCGGGCGGTACACGGCTGGACACCCTCTTCATCGATGAGGGCTTCGGCAGTCTGGACGAACAGACCCTGGACGAGGTGCTGGACGTACTGGACTCGCTGCGCGAACGAGACCGCAGCGTCGGCATCGTCAGCCACGTCGCCGACCTCAAGGCACGGATCCCCGCCCAGCTGGAGGTCGTCAAGGACCGGTCGGGGTCGACGGTGCGGCATAAGCCCGCAGCCCCTCCCGCTCCCCGGTGA
- a CDS encoding GNAT family N-acetyltransferase: MTEASSAHAARRPHRRRDIVGLAALCTAVAAADALAHAFTHGPSGPVLLCASAVALLATAGFHLWWSRRHEPAPPPTDTGATAPSSADRAQVAGGQETVLWRMRTTVRDEPGSLAALCTALGARRVDILSLQTHPLSDGTVDEFLLRAPSTLTPDELTRTVAGAGGTHSWLERADAHDLVDAPTRMLGLATRTALDSAELPLTLRQLLGRCTIRSVPAHSLRGRPLAEQVPTEGVLEEHLMKFRAPSGGSLTIERPQLPFTPTEFARVRALVELDARLGQRVPPRRDVLTLPEGNEITVRRADTSDLAAAREMHDRCSSQTLGLRYHGPVGDADRYLGHLLSPRFGRTLAVETASGRLVALGHLLWDGDETEVALLVEDAWQQRGIGTELLRRLVSMAAETGCENVYAITQASNTGMVAAMRGLGLPLDYQIEEGTLVITARPAGIPATREPRESIRIHDGVARQGGARR; this comes from the coding sequence ATGACTGAAGCATCCTCTGCCCATGCCGCCCGCCGCCCGCACCGGCGGCGGGACATCGTCGGACTCGCCGCCCTCTGCACGGCCGTGGCGGCGGCCGACGCCCTCGCCCACGCCTTCACGCACGGCCCGTCGGGCCCGGTGCTGCTGTGCGCCTCCGCGGTGGCGCTGCTCGCCACGGCCGGCTTCCACCTCTGGTGGTCACGACGCCACGAACCCGCCCCGCCGCCGACCGATACCGGCGCCACGGCGCCGTCCTCCGCCGACCGGGCCCAGGTGGCCGGCGGCCAGGAGACGGTGCTGTGGCGTATGCGGACCACGGTCCGGGACGAGCCGGGCAGCCTGGCCGCGCTGTGCACGGCGCTGGGTGCGCGGCGGGTGGACATCCTCAGCCTGCAGACCCACCCGCTCTCCGACGGCACGGTCGACGAGTTCCTGCTGCGCGCGCCCAGCACACTGACGCCCGACGAACTCACCCGTACGGTGGCCGGCGCGGGCGGCACGCACAGCTGGCTGGAGCGGGCCGACGCACACGACCTCGTGGACGCGCCGACCCGGATGCTGGGCCTGGCGACCCGTACGGCCCTGGACTCCGCCGAACTCCCCCTGACACTGCGGCAGTTGCTGGGGCGCTGCACCATCCGTTCGGTGCCCGCGCACTCACTGCGCGGGCGGCCGCTCGCCGAGCAGGTCCCCACGGAGGGCGTGCTGGAAGAGCACCTCATGAAGTTCCGCGCCCCCTCCGGGGGTTCACTCACCATCGAAAGGCCGCAATTGCCCTTCACCCCCACCGAGTTCGCCCGGGTCCGCGCGCTGGTCGAGCTGGACGCCCGGCTCGGCCAGCGGGTGCCGCCGCGACGTGATGTGCTGACGCTGCCCGAGGGCAACGAGATCACCGTCCGCCGCGCCGACACCTCCGACCTGGCCGCGGCCCGGGAGATGCACGACCGCTGCTCCTCGCAGACCCTCGGGCTGCGCTACCACGGCCCGGTCGGCGACGCGGACCGCTACCTCGGTCATCTGCTCAGCCCGCGGTTCGGCCGCACCCTGGCCGTGGAGACCGCCTCCGGCCGGCTGGTGGCGCTCGGCCATCTGCTGTGGGACGGCGACGAGACCGAGGTCGCGCTGCTGGTCGAGGACGCCTGGCAGCAGCGCGGTATCGGCACCGAGCTGCTGCGCCGACTGGTGTCGATGGCGGCCGAGACGGGCTGCGAGAACGTGTACGCGATCACCCAGGCCTCGAACACCGGCATGGTGGCCGCGATGCGCGGTCTCGGGCTGCCGCTCGACTACCAGATCGAGGAAGGCACGCTGGTGATCACCGCCCGCCCGGCGGGAATACCCGCCACACGGGAGCCGCGGGAGAGCATACGTATCCATGACGGGGTCGCGCGCCAGGGCGGCGCGCGCCGCTGA
- a CDS encoding exonuclease SbcCD subunit D, translating to MRFLHTSDWHLGRSFHRVNLLAAQRAFLDHLVATVRAREIDAVLVAGDVYDRAVPPLAAVELFDDALHRLAGLGVPTVMISGNHDSARRLGVGSGLMERAGIHLRTDPAECGTPVVLADAHGPVALYGLPYLEPAMVRDTLGARRADHAEVLGAAMDQVRADLAGRPTGTRSVVLAHAFVTGGAVSDSERDITVGGVASVPVTVFDGVDYAALGHLHGCQTLTERVRYSGSPLAYSFSEADHRKSSWIVELDADGAVHAERVDCPVPRPLARIRGRLEQLLDDPTAARHEDSWVEATLTDTARPHEPMARLVKRFPHLVSLVFDPDEGPTRSLASYAQRLRGRSDQEIAEDFVEHVRSGRAADEQERAELRSAIDEVRVDDMVAEVAR from the coding sequence GTGAGATTTCTGCACACCTCCGACTGGCATCTGGGGCGGTCCTTTCACCGGGTGAATCTGCTGGCCGCGCAGCGTGCGTTTCTTGATCATCTCGTGGCGACGGTGCGGGCCAGGGAGATCGACGCGGTGCTGGTGGCGGGCGATGTCTACGACCGTGCCGTGCCGCCGCTCGCCGCCGTCGAACTGTTCGATGACGCCCTGCACCGGCTTGCCGGGCTCGGGGTCCCGACGGTGATGATCTCCGGCAACCATGACTCGGCTCGGCGGCTGGGCGTCGGCTCAGGGCTGATGGAGCGGGCCGGGATCCACCTCCGGACCGATCCGGCCGAGTGCGGCACCCCTGTGGTGCTCGCCGATGCCCATGGCCCGGTCGCGCTTTATGGGCTGCCGTATCTCGAACCCGCCATGGTCCGCGACACCCTCGGGGCGCGGCGTGCCGACCATGCGGAGGTGCTCGGGGCGGCCATGGACCAGGTACGGGCCGATCTCGCCGGCCGGCCCACGGGGACGCGGTCCGTGGTGCTTGCGCACGCCTTCGTCACCGGCGGCGCGGTCAGCGACAGCGAGCGCGATATCACCGTCGGCGGCGTCGCCTCGGTCCCCGTGACCGTCTTCGACGGCGTGGACTATGCCGCCCTCGGGCATCTGCACGGCTGCCAGACGCTGACCGAGCGGGTCCGCTACTCCGGATCTCCGCTCGCCTACTCCTTCTCCGAGGCCGATCACCGCAAGTCGTCGTGGATCGTCGAACTCGACGCGGACGGTGCCGTGCACGCGGAGCGGGTGGACTGCCCGGTGCCGCGGCCGCTGGCCCGTATCCGCGGGCGGCTGGAGCAGTTGCTGGACGATCCCACAGCGGCCCGGCACGAGGACTCCTGGGTCGAGGCGACGCTCACCGACACCGCCCGCCCGCACGAGCCCATGGCCCGGCTGGTCAAGCGCTTTCCGCACCTCGTCAGCCTGGTCTTCGACCCCGACGAGGGGCCCACGCGTTCGCTGGCGTCGTATGCGCAGCGGCTGCGCGGGCGCAGCGACCAGGAGATCGCGGAGGATTTCGTGGAACACGTACGGTCCGGCCGCGCGGCCGATGAACAGGAGCGGGCCGAACTGCGCTCGGCGATCGACGAGGTACGCGTCGACGATATGGTGGCCGAGGTGGCGCGTTGA
- a CDS encoding DUF885 domain-containing protein, producing MPNTTTSGGGGPLPREVADAYVDALVDLDPITGTFLGVAESSGKLPDFSPTGQEAVAQLARTTLEKLTESEARPGADSAAEKICARLLRERLTAELAVHEAGEGLRTVSNLSSPLHHVREVFTVTPAETDEDWAALAQRLRAVPAALEGYRAALDAGRKQNLPAGPLQVRTVIGQLDEWIGTDRSWFAEFTDPGPDSLRTELTEAAEVATGALVELRDWFRDIYAPAIEGAPDVVGRERYARLARYFNGADLDADEAYAYGWSEFHRLLAEMEAEAEKVLPGAKTPWEALAWCDEHGEAVEGVEETRQWLQSLMDEAMDALDGTHFELAERVRRVESRIAPPGGAAAPYYTQPSLDFSRPGRTWLPTMGETRFPAYDLVSTWYHEGVPGHHLQLAQWAHVADQLSRYQTTVGIVSANAEGWALYAERLMDELGFLTNAERRLGYLDAQMMRAVRVIIDIGMHLELEIPADSPFHPGERWTPELAHEFFARHSSRPADFVESEITRYQGMAGQAIGYKLGERVWLQGREAARARHGADFDLKSWHMAALSQGSLGLDDLLSELSTL from the coding sequence ATGCCCAACACCACTACTTCCGGGGGCGGCGGTCCGCTGCCCCGCGAGGTCGCCGACGCCTATGTCGACGCCCTCGTCGACCTGGACCCCATCACCGGCACCTTCCTCGGCGTCGCCGAGAGCTCCGGCAAGCTCCCCGACTTCTCTCCGACGGGCCAGGAAGCGGTGGCCCAGCTCGCCCGTACGACGCTGGAGAAGCTCACCGAGTCCGAGGCGCGGCCGGGCGCGGACAGCGCCGCCGAGAAGATCTGCGCCCGGCTGCTGCGCGAGCGGCTGACCGCCGAGCTGGCGGTGCACGAGGCGGGCGAGGGCCTGCGCACGGTCAGCAACCTCAGCTCGCCGCTGCACCACGTCCGCGAGGTCTTCACGGTCACCCCCGCCGAGACCGACGAGGACTGGGCGGCGCTCGCCCAGCGGCTGCGGGCCGTACCCGCCGCACTGGAGGGCTACCGCGCCGCACTCGACGCCGGCCGCAAGCAGAACCTGCCCGCCGGTCCGCTCCAAGTCCGCACCGTCATCGGCCAGTTGGACGAGTGGATCGGCACGGACCGCAGCTGGTTCGCCGAATTCACCGACCCGGGCCCGGACTCGCTGCGCACCGAGCTGACCGAGGCCGCCGAGGTCGCGACCGGCGCCCTGGTGGAGCTGCGCGACTGGTTTCGTGACATCTACGCCCCCGCCATCGAGGGCGCACCGGACGTGGTGGGCCGGGAGCGCTACGCCCGCCTCGCGCGCTACTTCAACGGCGCCGACCTCGACGCCGACGAGGCGTATGCGTACGGCTGGTCCGAATTCCACCGGCTGCTTGCCGAGATGGAGGCGGAGGCCGAGAAGGTGCTGCCCGGCGCGAAGACGCCCTGGGAGGCGCTGGCGTGGTGCGATGAGCACGGCGAGGCGGTGGAGGGCGTCGAGGAGACCCGCCAGTGGCTCCAGTCGCTCATGGACGAGGCCATGGACGCGCTCGACGGCACCCACTTCGAACTGGCGGAGCGGGTGCGCCGGGTCGAGTCACGGATCGCCCCGCCCGGTGGCGCCGCCGCCCCGTATTACACCCAGCCGTCGCTGGACTTCTCCCGGCCCGGCCGGACCTGGCTGCCGACGATGGGCGAGACCCGTTTCCCGGCGTACGACCTGGTCTCCACCTGGTACCACGAGGGGGTGCCCGGCCATCACCTCCAGCTGGCGCAGTGGGCGCACGTCGCCGACCAGCTCTCCCGCTACCAGACGACGGTCGGCATCGTCAGCGCCAACGCCGAGGGCTGGGCGCTGTACGCCGAGCGGCTCATGGACGAACTGGGCTTCCTGACCAACGCCGAACGCCGTCTGGGCTACCTGGACGCGCAGATGATGCGGGCCGTCCGGGTCATCATCGACATCGGGATGCACCTGGAGCTGGAGATCCCCGCGGACTCGCCCTTCCACCCGGGTGAGCGCTGGACGCCGGAGCTGGCGCACGAGTTCTTCGCGCGGCACAGCAGCCGCCCGGCCGACTTTGTCGAGAGTGAGATCACCCGCTATCAGGGCATGGCCGGCCAGGCGATCGGCTACAAGCTCGGTGAGCGGGTGTGGCTCCAGGGCAGGGAGGCGGCCCGCGCCCGGCACGGCGCGGACTTCGACCTCAAGTCCTGGCACATGGCGGCGCTGTCGCAGGGCTCGCTCGGCCTGGACGATCTGCTGAGCGAGCTGTCCACGCTCTGA
- a CDS encoding GNAT family N-acetyltransferase, with the protein MTVALAADRPLLLFPGDPLRPRRGAPPGRTLREDPHFAAEAAAARSAGAATAVLDHEALLAGDAAAAVARVPRGAGPAWYRGWMLPADRYAELAAALTARGGRLLTSPASYRTAHELPGWYDTFRALTPPSAWLPCAPGQTPERTALAHLAAGLGGPDGPRPLLVKDWVKSRKHEWHEAAYVPDGQDSERLTSVVARFLALQEEFLTGGVVLRAFEDFAAVGEARVWWLDGEPVLSGPHPDTPELRPTPDLSHVAAAVRELGARFITTDLALRSDGVWRVVEVGDGQVSGLPTGTDHRPLFEALVTVGAGYPLTLTAGRVALRALLPTTAARVADGEPAGFDWIDGAPPETTSGGAGIAVRAAAAGHYRPGWGIFVLTDATSGTALGSIGFHGPPDADGCVEIGYDLSPSARGAGWATEAARLLTSWAASQPGVRTVYALTEPENVPSQRVLERAGFRFTGEREGLRAYAAPSTPTGP; encoded by the coding sequence ATGACCGTGGCTCTCGCGGCGGACCGGCCGCTCCTCCTGTTCCCCGGCGACCCGCTGCGCCCCCGGAGGGGCGCGCCTCCCGGCCGAACCCTCAGGGAGGACCCGCACTTCGCGGCCGAGGCAGCCGCCGCACGATCGGCCGGCGCGGCAACGGCGGTACTGGACCACGAGGCACTGCTGGCCGGGGATGCCGCAGCGGCGGTCGCCCGGGTCCCGCGCGGTGCCGGGCCGGCCTGGTACCGCGGCTGGATGCTGCCCGCCGACCGCTATGCCGAGCTGGCCGCGGCGCTCACCGCACGCGGCGGCCGACTGCTGACCTCCCCCGCGTCGTATCGCACCGCCCATGAACTCCCCGGCTGGTACGACACCTTCCGCGCCCTCACCCCACCCAGCGCCTGGCTCCCCTGCGCACCCGGCCAGACCCCGGAACGGACGGCCCTGGCCCACCTCGCCGCCGGACTCGGCGGCCCGGACGGCCCCCGCCCGCTCCTCGTCAAGGACTGGGTCAAATCCCGTAAGCACGAGTGGCACGAGGCCGCCTACGTACCGGACGGACAGGACAGCGAGCGGCTGACATCGGTCGTCGCCCGCTTCCTCGCCCTCCAGGAGGAGTTCCTCACGGGCGGCGTGGTGCTCCGCGCCTTCGAGGACTTCGCGGCGGTGGGCGAGGCACGGGTGTGGTGGCTGGACGGCGAGCCGGTACTGTCCGGCCCGCACCCCGACACACCGGAGCTGCGCCCCACTCCTGACCTGTCCCATGTGGCGGCCGCCGTACGGGAGTTGGGGGCGCGCTTCATCACCACGGATCTCGCGCTGCGCTCCGACGGCGTCTGGCGGGTGGTGGAGGTCGGCGACGGCCAGGTCAGCGGCCTGCCCACGGGAACGGACCACCGGCCATTGTTCGAGGCGCTGGTCACCGTCGGCGCCGGCTACCCACTGACCCTCACCGCAGGCCGGGTGGCGCTACGCGCCCTGCTGCCGACCACCGCCGCACGGGTCGCGGACGGCGAGCCCGCGGGCTTCGACTGGATCGACGGCGCGCCGCCCGAAACCACATCCGGCGGCGCCGGAATCGCGGTACGGGCCGCGGCAGCCGGCCACTACCGCCCCGGCTGGGGCATCTTCGTCCTCACCGACGCCACATCCGGCACGGCCCTGGGCAGCATCGGCTTCCACGGCCCGCCGGACGCCGACGGCTGCGTGGAAATCGGCTACGACCTCTCTCCCTCCGCCCGCGGCGCCGGCTGGGCAACCGAAGCGGCACGCCTGCTCACCAGCTGGGCCGCGTCCCAGCCCGGCGTACGGACGGTCTACGCCCTGACCGAGCCGGAGAACGTCCCGTCGCAGCGGGTGCTGGAGCGGGCGGGGTTCCGGTTCACCGGGGAGCGGGAGGGGCTGCGGGCTTATGCCGCACCGTCGACCCCGACCGGTCCTTGA
- a CDS encoding alkaline phosphatase D family protein produces MAQGSGGGFGRRSLLRGAAAGSAALALPALSCAAPAQARSGRPSADWGVQTGDVTTSSGLVWVRSDRPARMVVQTAATESFRNARSWHGPVIGPDTDFTGVTSLHGLPSGEQIHYRVLLSDPDDPRRTGEPVSGTFRTAPTGRRTDLRFHWSGDLAGQGWGINPDRGGYRIYEDMRRRNPDFFLCSGDNIYADNPIPERVTLPDGRIWRNVTTEEKSKVAETLAEFRGAFRYNLLDDNLRRFNAQVPTITQWDDHEVHNNWYPGQLLDDDRYTEKDADVLSARSLRAFGEYFPIRTLRPDRGGRVYRVLRHGPLLDVFVLDMRRYRNANSPGRQTDDPQGILGAEQLRWLKRELSRSRAVWKVIASDMPLGLVVPDGKTNFEAVAQGDPGTPLGRELQLAELLRHIKHDRVTGTVWLTTDVHYTAAQHYAPERAAFKDFEPFWEFVSGPLNAGGFQALKLDGTFGPDQPFLKAPDRANTSPAESPQYFGEVDIDGGSGELTVRLRQEGGQVLFSKVLQPGRVGQ; encoded by the coding sequence ATGGCGCAGGGATCCGGCGGCGGCTTCGGACGGCGGTCGCTGCTGCGCGGCGCGGCGGCGGGTTCGGCGGCGCTGGCACTGCCCGCGCTCTCCTGTGCCGCACCGGCCCAGGCCCGCAGCGGACGGCCGAGCGCCGACTGGGGTGTCCAGACCGGGGATGTCACCACGTCCTCGGGCCTGGTGTGGGTGCGGTCCGACCGGCCGGCCCGGATGGTGGTGCAGACCGCGGCGACCGAGTCGTTCCGTAATGCCCGGTCCTGGCACGGTCCGGTGATCGGGCCGGACACCGACTTCACCGGTGTCACCTCGCTGCACGGTTTGCCGTCCGGTGAGCAGATCCACTACCGGGTGCTGCTCTCCGATCCGGACGACCCGCGGCGCACCGGCGAGCCGGTCTCCGGGACGTTCCGCACGGCCCCCACGGGGCGGCGCACGGATCTCCGCTTCCACTGGTCCGGCGATCTGGCCGGGCAGGGCTGGGGCATCAATCCGGACCGCGGCGGCTACCGCATCTACGAGGACATGCGGCGCCGGAACCCGGACTTCTTCCTGTGCAGCGGCGACAACATCTACGCCGACAACCCGATCCCCGAGCGGGTGACGCTGCCGGACGGCCGGATCTGGCGGAATGTGACGACCGAGGAGAAGTCGAAGGTCGCCGAGACGCTCGCGGAGTTCCGTGGTGCGTTCCGCTACAACCTGCTCGACGACAATCTGCGCCGCTTCAACGCACAGGTGCCGACGATCACGCAGTGGGACGACCACGAGGTGCACAACAACTGGTACCCGGGGCAGCTGCTCGACGACGACCGGTACACCGAGAAGGACGCGGATGTGCTCTCCGCGCGGTCGCTGCGCGCCTTCGGCGAGTATTTCCCGATCCGTACGCTGCGGCCCGACCGGGGAGGCCGGGTCTATCGCGTACTGCGCCACGGCCCGTTGCTCGATGTGTTCGTACTGGACATGCGCCGTTACCGGAACGCCAATTCGCCGGGCCGGCAGACCGACGATCCGCAGGGCATCCTCGGGGCGGAACAGCTGCGCTGGCTCAAGCGGGAGCTGTCCCGGTCCCGTGCGGTGTGGAAGGTGATCGCCTCCGATATGCCACTGGGGCTGGTCGTCCCGGACGGCAAGACGAACTTCGAGGCGGTGGCCCAGGGCGATCCGGGCACTCCCCTGGGGCGGGAACTCCAACTGGCCGAGCTGCTGCGGCACATCAAGCACGACCGGGTGACCGGCACCGTCTGGCTGACGACCGACGTCCACTACACCGCGGCGCAGCACTACGCGCCGGAGCGGGCCGCGTTCAAGGACTTCGAGCCGTTCTGGGAGTTCGTGTCGGGGCCGCTGAACGCGGGCGGATTCCAGGCGCTGAAGCTGGACGGAACCTTCGGACCCGACCAACCGTTTCTCAAAGCGCCGGACCGTGCCAACACCTCCCCCGCGGAGAGTCCGCAGTACTTCGGCGAGGTCGATATCGACGGGGGCAGCGGGGAGCTGACGGTGCGGCTGCGTCAGGAGGGCGGCCAGGTGTTGTTCAGCAAGGTGCTGCAACCAGGACGGGTAGGACAGTAG